In the Dolichospermum flos-aquae CCAP 1403/13F genome, TAAACCAATTCTCAATTATCAGATCCTCAAAATCCTGAAAATCTGCCACATTATTTGTTACTAAAATCAAGTCATTGCAGAAGGCAATACTGGCAATTTGTCCATCAATAAAAGCAGGTGTTTTACCAATTTTCGATAATCTAGCTCTTTCCTGTGCGTGCCATTTTGCAGCTTTGAGATCATAATCAAACACAGGCAAATCTAACACAGAATCTTGAATGTATTTCCATAAAGAATCCTTGCGTTTAGATGCTGGTAAACGCCAACAGCCATAAAGGATTTCATGAACAACAAGACTTGCTACTGCTACCTCTGAACGATAGCGATTTAATTGATCTAAAACCTGAGTATTGGGAATTGGCCGACTCGGTTCTGAGATAATATTAGAGTCTAGTAAAAAGCGAACTGTCATAAATCAATCTCGCGTCCTGGACTACGATCTCTAATATCTGCAAAATCTTCATCTGTAAATTCAATTCCTTCTCTTTCAATTGTTTCTCGAAACCTTAAAACCCCTTCCCAAAAGCTATCTCCTTTATTCTGTAATGGTTTTTCCTGTACTTGTTCTTTTATTTGTGACAGTTTATGTTTGAGAAATTGAATAAAATCTAAAACTTCTTGTTGTTTATCGGTTGGTAACTCTCGCAGGTTTTCTAAAACTGCTTGTTCAATGGTCATAGTTTCACCTCTACTACTAGGCTATAATTCTATTGTAAATGACATCAGCATTAATTTTTATTTTCTCCTCCATTGTTGAGATCAATTCCTAATATTGCAAATTGTTGATTTATCCAATCTGTAGAGGAAAATCAATTTATTCATATAAATTCAGCTTAATCTTAAAAAGGATTATCATCAATTTCTTGTTTTTGCCGCAAATATTCCCAAGTTTCCGTTTGTTCTTCTTGTTCTCCTTCTTCTAACCACTCTTCGGTTAATTCTTTGAGTAATTGATGTTGTTGATTTAAAATTTGTTGTTGTGCGTCTATTTCTAGGTGAGAATGGTTAAAAATCTCAGGTTTAAAAGTAACACTTTCTCGAAATACTCGCATTATTTGTAGGAGATTTGGCCAGTATTCTTTAGGTGTTGCTTGAATTTCTCGTAAAATTTCTATGAGATGATTTTCTTCGGTAGTGTTACTTAATTCTGGTTTATTGATTAAATCGGATTGAGACATAATTATTTATTCCTCATAATGTTGATAAAGCGTAATTAGTCATGGGAATCCTATCTTTATATTATGACAAAATTTGCCGTGATAGTAAGCTGTTAAATTGATCAGGGAAAATATATATAAATATTATACAACAGGAAATTAACTGATGATGCTTTTGATATCAATTCCTAATATTGCCAATTGCTGATTTATCCAATCTGTAGCTGTTGCTTTATCGGTTTCAATGGCTTTTTCTACTCCTATTTTAGCAATTTCTAGTAGTTGTTTGGATTTTAGTTTTAAATCCAAACTTTCGAGCAATTTTGAATTAATATGCTGTTGAAATTGAAAATCAAAAATAGGTATTGGTAAAGATTTTATAGAAGTTTGAGTTACAAGCGGTTGAACATAACTAAAGCTAGTGTAGGGGGCTGTTCTAGCAGTTCAAATAACACACTGGGGAGATTTTGCAGTAATGTGTAAAATATCGTGTCTGTCTTCATTTTATAAGTCGAAGCTGAAGTTAAGCAATATTTTCTCAGACGTTGTAGCGATAGCGAAGCGCTCTGTAGGAATCGCTCTACATTTCCGGCTTATTTTAGATTGTATCAATCAGCGTCCGAGTAAGAATAGGTTATCTGTTTAAGTGGGTAACTAAATATTAGGCAGTGAGTTAATAATCTCTACAGCCTTAATTGCTGAAGTGTCTGGCGGAAAACCAAGATGTGAGTTGAGAAGCTTTAAAGGGTCTTTATTAAATTGAGGACAAGCTTCGATACGAGCAAAGATACATATAATAATCCCCGGATCATAAATTTCAGTTAACACAGGAAGATGACCCTTCTGTGCTGAAATATCAAAAGTATATTCTCCCTCAACTCTCTCACTATCATCAAGAAATTGTCCATTCACACGCCATCCAACCTGATCACCGAAATCTTTCCAATCCGGTGTGTCGAAAATATAATCAAGTTTGCCACCAATGCTCAAGTAAATGTCTTTTTGAACGCTGAATCCAAATTTACTGTTGCTATGTTCTACCCACAATTCGTCAATTTTAAGAAGGTCTTCACATGGAAAATTTATCAGGTCTTCCTTGGTTAATTTTTCGTATTTATTCTTGCTTACAGCCTTGATCATCAGTTGATAAGTCAGATAATTAGCATCTTCCCATTCACGCCTTGATAGTAATTTAATCAGCTTTGTATAGTCTATGCCTTTTGAGCTAATACTATCTGTATGAGGTGGTTGTTGAGGAGTTTTTGTGAGTGATTTAGGCTGAGTTATTATAGTTATAGACTCTGACTCTGGTTCTCTTCCAGTAATAGCCAAAATCAGTTTGTTCATTGGGTTAAGTTCTTCTTTACGAAAATCACAATAATGAAAGTCTTTAAATTCTGGGTAACTGTTTTTTACGGTATTTATTATTCCCTCTCCTGTGTTGCGTAGGATAACTAAGCCTGTTTGAATTTCAGAGTTTTTTGGCAAAACTTCTTTTAAAAAGAAATCAATTTCTTCGTGTTGTATTGGTCCTGTACCATTATTACTAATAAAGACAAGGAAAGCTTTAACTTCACTAATATGATCTTGGAGTTGTTTTTTCCATTTTTTAAATGCTATTAAGTTATCCTCATCATAAAACGTTTTGATTCCTTGACTTTGCAAAATGCTTTTAATTTTTTCTACCTCTGGCTTGTCTTTGCTATTGTGGCAAATAAAAACATCATATTTTTCCATTTTATTCCTCCACACCTGCAATAGTCGCCAACGCCTTCGCATACTGTTCCAAACCATCTCGTAAAGCAGCCAACTCACTTCGCAACTTTGATTCTTCTGACCAACTCACCTCATGTTCCTTGGGACTCACCCCCAGAGGTCGTCTTGCTTCCCAAGCCTGTAACACAGGATGCCATTTAGCTAAAAATGGTCTTAACCCATTATTCAGCACCGCAATAGCAATACCCCCGACTGAGTTTTTAGAAGCACCTACATCAGGCCCAGCAGCTTTGAGAACTTCACGGGTAGTTCCGAATAAACTATACAGAGAGTTCAACGCTTCTCTCACTAACCCCTGGTCAACTTCTAAAGACTGGACAGCAATGCGCGTCACCAGTTCCACATACAACGACCAAGCGGCTTTTCGTT is a window encoding:
- a CDS encoding type II toxin-antitoxin system VapC family toxin; its protein translation is MTVRFLLDSNIISEPSRPIPNTQVLDQLNRYRSEVAVASLVVHEILYGCWRLPASKRKDSLWKYIQDSVLDLPVFDYDLKAAKWHAQERARLSKIGKTPAFIDGQIASIAFCNDLILVTNNVADFQDFEDLIIENWFIK
- a CDS encoding DUF2281 domain-containing protein — translated: MTIEQAVLENLRELPTDKQQEVLDFIQFLKHKLSQIKEQVQEKPLQNKGDSFWEGVLRFRETIEREGIEFTDEDFADIRDRSPGREIDL
- a CDS encoding Rpn family recombination-promoting nuclease/putative transposase, whose product is MKTDTIFYTLLQNLPSVLFELLEQPPTLALVMFNRL
- a CDS encoding GUN4 domain-containing protein, which encodes MEKYDVFICHNSKDKPEVEKIKSILQSQGIKTFYDEDNLIAFKKWKKQLQDHISEVKAFLVFISNNGTGPIQHEEIDFFLKEVLPKNSEIQTGLVILRNTGEGIINTVKNSYPEFKDFHYCDFRKEELNPMNKLILAITGREPESESITIITQPKSLTKTPQQPPHTDSISSKGIDYTKLIKLLSRREWEDANYLTYQLMIKAVSKNKYEKLTKEDLINFPCEDLLKIDELWVEHSNSKFGFSVQKDIYLSIGGKLDYIFDTPDWKDFGDQVGWRVNGQFLDDSERVEGEYTFDISAQKGHLPVLTEIYDPGIIICIFARIEACPQFNKDPLKLLNSHLGFPPDTSAIKAVEIINSLPNI